DNA sequence from the Armatimonadota bacterium genome:
ATATTTCGATGAGCTCCGACAAGTTTTTGATTTCTTCAATAGAATGTTCTGCCAACCACTCGCCAGGCTCACGAAGCTTGTCCAACCAAAAGCGGTCGATACTGCCATCTTCGCCACCAATAAAATAAAGGTACAGCCGCGGCTTCTCACGGTTGACTATCCCTTGAAGCGACGAAACAAAATGTGCCTCATCCCATATTCGTCGCCGCTCCTTTTGGTTGTTACGATTCATTTTTAATGTGTAAGTTAGGTCGTATGTGTAAAGCATTTTATCTCCTTGGGGTTACAAAAGCACAAGAAACCTTGACCTGGTGGTCGGTTACATTTTCTTTAGTGTTAGTCGGTTTCTTCCAATTACCTGCAGATGCACAGCAAAATATATTAGCAGTGGCGCAAAATATGACGGCTTTGTGAACATACTTTCGGGTTTCATTGGAAATTATAGAGCTTATTTATATAAATAGAATTCGAAAACCCAAAAATCAGTCAAAATTTTTTCACTTTTTGAGTTTTGGATGTCTAAAAACCCAGTTGGTAGGGTATAATAAAGATGTAAGGAAAGAGGAGGCTGCAAGGAAGGGTAAGTTAGGAGGAAGTAGACAATTTAGCCATTTCTAGCAGTCTTCTAAAGATTCAAAGGTGGGCCTTGGGTAGGCCGCCAGTCACCGGTTGGTCGGCGACGGGCCTGGTTCGCGCCGTGCGTTCATAAGATGAGAAATGCCAACCTACCAGGTTCGTCGGGCCCTGCACTGGGGTAAATGTGGGGTGTGCACCCTGGAGCAGGCTTTCCGAACTAAGCATCGATGATTTGCCCAAGGTCCACCTTATTGTTATAATGAGGCCGGGTTATTCTGGCCTCATTATTATTAGACTTAGGAGCTCAAGTGGTGGCAAGGGTGATATTTCTCGGATTAGTTTGCTTTTCTTTGTTTTTCTTTTCTATTGCATTGGCCTCCCCTGTTCTACGTGTACCCGAACCTCCCATTGTAAGCAAAAATATTTGGGGCTCGATGTGCGAAGGGGATTTCTGGCAAGACCATCCGTATGACCCCTATTCTCAAGGGATTATGGGCGACCCAGTGGCGATAACCATTCATCATACGTACAGGCCTTTGGGGACAAACCCTCCTGACCCTGCACAGGATAGGCAGAAACTGATAGAGATTCAGCGTTTTCATGTTGGCAAAGGCTGGGGCGATATTGGTTATCACTTTTTGATTGGAAGTGATGGAACGATATATGAAGGAAGGCCTTTGGGATATACAGGAACGCATGCCCCACCAAACTATGGAAACATTGGCGTAAATGTGATAGGCGATTTTCATGAAGCGGAGTACCCTTCTAACGCGCAACTTGAGGGTCTTGTGCGCCTTCTATCATGGCTGTGCGACAAGTTCGATATAGATCCCACCTCGAAAATCACCTTATTTGGCCAAAGCAACCTGGCAGTTGCAAGTCATAGGGATTGGAATGCCACTGCCTGCCCTGGTGATAGGCTCTACTGCTTGATTCCGCAGATTCGAGAGCAAGTACGCGCCCGCCTTCTTTCAGGACCGCCGTATGATGCTCGCTTTGCGGTAACACAATTTTTGCCGCCAGCGATTCTTGCCGGGCACGTTTACGAGCTCCCATTGACGGTTCGAAATACGGGATATGTCGAATGGTCTTATTTGAACTTAGTTGGCTTGGATGTGGTTACGCCCGAAATAGTTTCAGTTTCAGAACCTATGTTGAAATCACCGGAGACAGTCAGCCCACTTGCAAACCGTCAGTGGAAAGTAACTATAAAGGCGCCTGATAGCCTGGGTTCTAACCGCATTTCCCTTCAGATGATTGAGTCAAATCGCCGGTTTGGTCGTGAGCTTGCCTGGAATACGCTTGTGCTTTCGGCGAAGGACTTTATTTCTTCATGGCTGGTAGCTGGACCGTTCCCTGCCGAAACACCTGATAAGGCTTATGCAAAAGATTTCCTAGCTGGAGAACCGCTAGATTTGCTTGATGTGATGGACACTGTTAGCGAGGCTGCACACGCCTATAAGGTCGCTGGAGAATATGAAAGTGGAGAAGGTAACTATCGGGGTGAGGAAGGTGAACGTTTCAGCGAAAGCGGCCGCTACTTCAGAGGTGAAGAGAGCTTTCGGCTCTCGCTTGGTAAGTACAGGGGTGGCGACTTAGTCCTTCGGAAGCTGATTAACGCGGGCGTTAGGGACCAGGAGGCGGAAGTATATATTGGCGATCGTAGATTAGCCTTTTGGCGTACCCGTGGGTCTGAGAGATTTCGCAGATGGAAAGAGATTGACCTCATATTGCCGGCATACCGGGTTGCTGGAAGAAAATCGCTGGATATCCGATTAAAGGTGCTTGGGACAAAACAGTGGGGATGCAACTCATTCCGATATGCATTGCTGGATAAGGCAGAACCGCTAGCAGCTCCAAAGCCTAATGAGAAGGGGTGGTTTGCCTGGAAGTCCGATGCTGGTTTAACAGACCTTTCGTCGGTAATCAAGACTGCGGAGAGTGGAGCGGTATACCTTGCAGTCTACATAAAGGCGCCACGTACAGCTTGGGTAGAGCTTCGTACGGGTTATGCTGGCAGACTTAAGGCATGGCTAAACGGCGAGCAAGCAATTGCGTCTCTTGGGGGATTCGGCAATTTCCCCGACACAGCAAAAGCGGAGGTCTTGCTAAAAAAGGGTTGGAATAGGTTGCTTTTGAAGGTTGTGCTTGAGCCAGGGAAAAAAGATTTGTACGTTCGCTTTTGTGATCGTCAGGGGAAGCCGCTCGAAGGACTCAAGTTCGCTTTGGAACCTTCAGACAAATCAGCTGAGCTGTGGATAGCATCAAATCGCTGATTTGCGGGAGCAGAATATTGAAGCTCAGTATTGAAAGCGTTGGCAGGTACAGACTTATATTTGGTTATTTGATTGCAGGTGCATGTCTTGCATTTGCGAATCAGCGCCTTTTTCTGCCTGGTGTGGCCGTTGCACTTTTGGGTATTGCTTTTAGAATGTGGGCGGCTGGTTACATCCAAAAGAATAAGCAGCTTGCCATTGATGGGCCATATGCGCTCACCCGAAATCCGCTTTATTTTGGTAGCTTTTTGCTAGGTCTTGGCGGGGTTATGGCTGTTAGGGCATGGTGGCTATTGGTGGTATACATCATCGGCTTTGCGATCTTCTATCTTCCTACTATTAGAAAAGAGGAGAAGGATTTACTCGCCATCTTCGGCGATGAATTTCGTAAGTACCAAAAGCAAGTGCCGGCTTTTTTCCCATGGAAGCCTCGACTAACAATAAAAGGATTCTCCTGGTCAAACATGGTGCGAAATGGCGAGCTCAAGCATGCTGTCTTTTATTTGGGCTTTCTATCCTTTCTTGAAGTGTTGGGTGAGTTGCGCATGTTGGTGAATGGCAGATAAAAAGCTGCTGAGTTAACATTAAGTAGGTAGTGTACTGAAGTCGTAGTTTGGGGAGAACCTTAGTAGCAAGTATGAATGGAGGGCTTGAATGGATCGCTTAAGAATCGGCATAATTGGCGCTGGCGATGTCGTGCAGGCTGCCCACGTTCCGTCATTCGTAGAAAATCCCAGAGTTGAAATTGCAATGGTCGCTGATCCGGATATTGATGCAGCACAGTCACTTGCTGAAAAGTATGGAATTCCAAAGGTAATTGAGGACTACCATGCAATTCTCGACGATGGGAGTATAAACGCTGTCGACATAGCTGTCCCCCACTACCTTCATTATTCTATAACGATGGATTGCTTAAATGCGGGGAAGCATGTGATTTGCGAAAAGCCGATTGCCATGAACCTTGAAGAGGCAGATAAGATGATTGAAGCGGCGCATGAGCTTGGGCTCTGGCTGCTCGTTACTCTTAATCAGCGATTCCTTCCAATCCATCGAAAGCTTAAGGAGATGCTTGACGATGGTCGATTGGGTAAGCCGTTTCTTGTAAATGCATATATCACTGGCGATGTTCTTGCAAGGCTTGATGACCCTTATGATTGGAAGTCTACATGGGACCGTGGTGGCGGTGGTGCGTTTTTCGATACCGGAACCCATATCGTTGACTTAATGCACTATTGGTTTGGGCCGCCCACTGCTGTGACTGCTAGCTTGAAGAAGCTGCTAACCAAGCCCGAAAATAAGGCTGACGATAATGCCTCTGTAATCCTTGAATGGGACAGCGATCTTGTAGCAAACCTGGTAGTTTCGTATACCGTTGACCAGGAGCCATGGAGCGAAAAAAAGTTCATCTACTGCACAGAAGGGGATGTCTCGATGATAAACGAAGCGGCGGTGCCGATGTTCTTGGTTCGGAATGGTGCCCCTGAGATAATCGAGGTTGAGCACAATGCTAACTGGTGGGATTGGTCGCTCGATCGTTGTCTAAGACATTTTGTGGATTGCATACTTGATGGCACAGAGCCGATTGTGACGGAGGAAGATGCACGCGCGGCGCTTAAAACTATTCTAGCTGCATATGAATCTGCTAGGCAAGGAAAGCGGGTGGAAATAGACTAATAGTCGTCAGGAGTTCAACTTCTAACGACAAACTTGCTTATAGAGGTTTATGATATAGATCAAATGTTTACGAGAAGTCAAGGAAGACATATGGAAAACTTAGCAAAAATAGCCGAAGAAATACGCGCTGAAATGGACGTAAAGAATGCTGCTAGGGACAAAGCACTCGTAACGACAAGGGAGGCAATCCGTTTCTGCGCGAACTCAATTAGGTCGCTTCACAGGGGTGAATTCGAGGAGGCTGCTGCACTTCTCGACGAGGCGCGCAAACTCATACGCGAGACAACAGAGGAGTTGAAAAACCATCTCGATATTTACTTCTCGGGTTACGTGCAAGATGCGCAAAAGGAATTTGCTGAGGCTGAAACCCTAAGTTCGATAATTCGAGGGTTACCGCTTCCCAGTCATAAAGACCTTGGGATTGAGGCGTCGCCCTATCTAAATGGCCTTGCCGAAGCCATAAGTGAATGTCGCCGTTACGTTCTTGACCGACTTAGGGAGGGCCGAACACAGCGGGCCGAAGAGATTATGAAGATCATGGATGATGCCTACTACGTGCTAGTAGGCTTTGATTACCCTGATGCAATTACTGGGGGGCTAAGGCGGACAATGGATGGGGTTCGGGCCGTGTTGGAACGGACGCGCGGCGATTTGACAATCACGATTAGGCAGAGAGACCTCGAGGAGGCGATGAATCGCGCAGTCGAAAGATTGGACAAGAGTTCGAAGGCTTGAAAGCCATTCAGAGAGTCCAGTGCCTTTCAGAATGTGAAAGGTAAGTTCGCTAGTGATTTTGCGTGTTCGCCTTTTTGAACCAAGCATTTAGCTGATGCTAGATTTTAAAGTGGCTTGGTGTGGGGATTCCTCCAGATTTCTTTTAATTCCAACGCAGCCGGTTTTGGATTTCCTTCAAAATCAACGATGGCCGTGTTCGCAGTGCAAGGGAAGCAGTCATGGCCCATCCATAAAATGATTCCACCACACCGAGGAAATCTGCCCTTGCATGCTTTCACAGCTATTGTGAGTGCTTTCTTCTGCCGTTCTTGGCTCCAAGCAACGTATTCGTCAAGGCTTTCAGGTTCACGGCCCTTTTCAGCAACGAATTCGTGCCATTCAATCCACCAGGTAGAGGTGCGGCGCCAGAGGGGATTCTCCGGAGTTGCAGGCATGACTGGAAGTTTGCCGGCTGAGTTGCAGATAATCTTGGTGGGACTTGCCGAAGGAGCCCCCACCTCTGATCGAAATAGGGCATCATCGTTCTTCCAGTAATCTGACCATTCGCCTTCTAGATTGCCAACAGCTTTCCATGGCCCATGTACATCCCAGTGTATGCCCTTCCCAAAGTTCTCAGGTGAGCCCCATTCAGATGGTCCACTGGCCGATGTTGGAAGAAACCTTCTAGTAGGATCTTCATTTTTCACTATATCATGAAAGCATTTAATAAGTGGATGAGAAATATCAACTGGCTTGCCGTCTAGGTACATTAGCTCATTACCGCCGCTCCAAAGAAGGAGCGAGACATGGTGCTGCCTCCGGGCGATGTATGATTTAGCGATTTCACTCATCTCGCGGATTGTCTTCTCGTCGTCCGGCGGCAAGTTGTCAATCCCTGAAGATGACAGTGGAAACTCCTGCCAAACAAGTATGCCTAACTCATCGCATAAATCATAGAAACATTCTTTCTCAAGAACTGCCCCGCCCCATACACGCAAGACGTTGCATCCGAGGTCGCGATAAAGCTCGAGGCGCTTGCAGTAATCTTCAATGGTTACGTCGGCGAAGTTAGTGCGGATGGGCGTCCAATTGACGCCTTGAAGAAAGATAGGGCGGCCGTTTACCTCACATATCCACGGGTCGGCATTTTCTGGTGCATCTTCGCAGGGAACCCATCTGACGTGTTTGAAGCCTATTCGGCGGTCAATTTGATCAAGTTCTAGGCCTTCTTTGTTAACTAGAGTGCATGAGAGTGTATACAGGGGTTGTTTGCCCTCCATATTCGGCCACCAAAGCTCAATAGAGGATACTTTCCAAATGACTCCTTGTCTTATATGCTCGGGCGGAACTTCTTCTGTCCGAATTATCCGCTCATTTTTAGTGAGGGTAAGGCGAATCATATCACTTTTTCGTGCAGAGACAAGCCCGTTCATTTGAATTATGCCGGTTGCTGTTACGGGGTCGGCATCGGTGAAACAGCGGAAGTCCTTTATCTCGCGTCCATCGGTTACCTCGAGGATTACATCGTCCCATATGCCAATCTGTACCAGTCTAGCAGTCCAATCCCAAGTGTAATTGAATCGGACTTTCCACTCCTTCATTTTAGATGTATAGCCGAATTGCCCCAGCCACCGAGGGGGTGTTGCGAAGACGATGCGCAATATATTACCTTTCTCCTGTAAGTGTGGCGTGAGATTGAAGCAGTAGGGAATGAAGGAGCCGCAAAAATCGGATACTAGTTTACCGTTTAGGATGACCTCCCCTGCGAAATCAAGGCCAAGACATTTTAGTAGAAACGTTTTCCCTGGCTCAATCCACTCATCTGGGATTGCCACTTCGTAGATCCAATGGCGGTTCTCGACCCACTCGCACTCTCGGAAATTAAGACCAACATTCCAGTCTGGGATGATACCCGCCTCAAGTAGCGCATGCTGTACTGAACCTGGCACATGAGCGGGAATTGCTGGTATTTCAGCATCGGGCGAGGTGCCAATTTCCGCCGTTTGATTGAGCCGCCAGTATTCAGGTATCCACCCAGAAAGCTTCCAATGGAGTTTTGATAGATTGTATTGCTTCTTCATATATCCCGTCCAAATATGTGCTATTCATTAGATTGGCGAGGAAGTGCTAGAAAACCTA
Encoded proteins:
- a CDS encoding isoprenylcysteine carboxylmethyltransferase family protein; this encodes MKLSIESVGRYRLIFGYLIAGACLAFANQRLFLPGVAVALLGIAFRMWAAGYIQKNKQLAIDGPYALTRNPLYFGSFLLGLGGVMAVRAWWLLVVYIIGFAIFYLPTIRKEEKDLLAIFGDEFRKYQKQVPAFFPWKPRLTIKGFSWSNMVRNGELKHAVFYLGFLSFLEVLGELRMLVNGR
- a CDS encoding Gfo/Idh/MocA family oxidoreductase; amino-acid sequence: MDRLRIGIIGAGDVVQAAHVPSFVENPRVEIAMVADPDIDAAQSLAEKYGIPKVIEDYHAILDDGSINAVDIAVPHYLHYSITMDCLNAGKHVICEKPIAMNLEEADKMIEAAHELGLWLLVTLNQRFLPIHRKLKEMLDDGRLGKPFLVNAYITGDVLARLDDPYDWKSTWDRGGGGAFFDTGTHIVDLMHYWFGPPTAVTASLKKLLTKPENKADDNASVILEWDSDLVANLVVSYTVDQEPWSEKKFIYCTEGDVSMINEAAVPMFLVRNGAPEIIEVEHNANWWDWSLDRCLRHFVDCILDGTEPIVTEEDARAALKTILAAYESARQGKRVEID
- a CDS encoding peptidoglycan recognition protein family protein produces the protein MARVIFLGLVCFSLFFFSIALASPVLRVPEPPIVSKNIWGSMCEGDFWQDHPYDPYSQGIMGDPVAITIHHTYRPLGTNPPDPAQDRQKLIEIQRFHVGKGWGDIGYHFLIGSDGTIYEGRPLGYTGTHAPPNYGNIGVNVIGDFHEAEYPSNAQLEGLVRLLSWLCDKFDIDPTSKITLFGQSNLAVASHRDWNATACPGDRLYCLIPQIREQVRARLLSGPPYDARFAVTQFLPPAILAGHVYELPLTVRNTGYVEWSYLNLVGLDVVTPEIVSVSEPMLKSPETVSPLANRQWKVTIKAPDSLGSNRISLQMIESNRRFGRELAWNTLVLSAKDFISSWLVAGPFPAETPDKAYAKDFLAGEPLDLLDVMDTVSEAAHAYKVAGEYESGEGNYRGEEGERFSESGRYFRGEESFRLSLGKYRGGDLVLRKLINAGVRDQEAEVYIGDRRLAFWRTRGSERFRRWKEIDLILPAYRVAGRKSLDIRLKVLGTKQWGCNSFRYALLDKAEPLAAPKPNEKGWFAWKSDAGLTDLSSVIKTAESGAVYLAVYIKAPRTAWVELRTGYAGRLKAWLNGEQAIASLGGFGNFPDTAKAEVLLKKGWNRLLLKVVLEPGKKDLYVRFCDRQGKPLEGLKFALEPSDKSAELWIASNR
- a CDS encoding haloacid dehalogenase gives rise to the protein MENLAKIAEEIRAEMDVKNAARDKALVTTREAIRFCANSIRSLHRGEFEEAAALLDEARKLIRETTEELKNHLDIYFSGYVQDAQKEFAEAETLSSIIRGLPLPSHKDLGIEASPYLNGLAEAISECRRYVLDRLREGRTQRAEEIMKIMDDAYYVLVGFDYPDAITGGLRRTMDGVRAVLERTRGDLTITIRQRDLEEAMNRAVERLDKSSKA